The proteins below come from a single Triplophysa rosa linkage group LG12, Trosa_1v2, whole genome shotgun sequence genomic window:
- the LOC130563144 gene encoding gastrula zinc finger protein XlCGF8.2DB-like gives MLIKEENEDFGYPEPCGVKTEDPEEQIDTVEVKEEELNEEEQHQHPKPQEINNEKPSFSSSDNELLIKLLGANNFLTCTECGKCFIHKAKLQVHMRLHTGEKPFTCKDCGKRFHCQAYLRQHMKNHAAVKPFTCPQCGKGFTERRYVENHMTIHTGEKPFSCTLCDKSFTRKATLKMHMRVHTGEKPFKCHQCNESFAQRCTLNVHMMIHTGKKPFTCHMCGKSFIRKERLKSHMRIHTGEKPYTCNQCGKTFSYAKQCKSHRCSSSGLKSLTCDPCSRSFTSASALRMHLKSHADKKAYLCSPKGKSNKNQKERIVVKTHVCSYCGKGFAQLGYLKTHERTHTGEKPYQCNSCGKRFNQSHCLKTHRMNHCPKIMQFENKK, from the coding sequence ATACCGTAGAAGTAAAAGAGGAAGAATTGAATGAAGAGGAGCAACATCAGCATCCGAAACCTCAAGAAATCAACAATGAAAAACCATCTTTTAGCTCCTCTGACAATGAACTATTGATCAAATTGTTAGGAGCCAATAATTTTTTAACCTGCACTGAGTGTGGAAAATGTTTTATACATAAAGCAAAACTTCAAGTGCACATGAGacttcacactggagagaagccTTTTACATGCAAAGATTGTGGTAAACGTTTCCATTGTCAAGCATACCTAAGGCAGCACATGAAAAATCATGCTGCAGTGAAACCTTTCACCTGCCCTCAGTGCGGAAAAGGTTTCACCGAGAGAAGATACGTTGAAAATCACATGACCATTCACACCGGGGAGAAGCCTTTCTCGTGCACCCTGTGCGACAAGAGTTTCACACGTAAAGCAACCCTGAAGATgcacatgagagttcacactggagagaagccTTTCAAATGCCATCAGTGTAACGAGAGTTTCGCACAGAGATGTACTTTAAATGTGCACATGATGATTCACACTGGAAAGAAGCCCTTCACATGCCATATGTGTGGTAAGAGCTTTATACGTAAAGAAAGACTTAAATCGCACATGAGGATTCATACAGGAGAGAAGCCTTATACATGcaatcagtgtggaaagacctTCTCATATGCAAAACAATGCAAAAGTCATCGCTGCTCTTCCTCTGGTTTAAAGTCACTAACATGTGATCCGTGTAGCAGAAGTTTTACTTCTGCATCAGCCCTAAGAATGCACCTGAAAAGTCATGCAGATAAGAAGGCTTACTTGTGTTCTCCCAAGGGAAAGAGTAACAAGAACCAGAAAGAGCGTATAGTTGTAAAAACTCATGTCTGCTCGTATTGTGGAAAAGGTTTTGCTCAGTTGGGATACCTGAAAACACACGAGAGAACCCATACTGGAGAGAAGCCATATCAATGCAACTCATGTGGGAAGCGTTTCAACCAATCACATTGTCTGAAGACGCATAGAATGAATCATTGCCCAAAGATAATGCAGTTCGAAAACAAAAAGTAA